The sequence below is a genomic window from Serratia nevei.
CAGCCTGCGGGTCGGCATCACCAGCGGCATCGGTCTGTTCATCGGCATGATGGGGCTGAAAAACGCCGGCATCGTAGTGGCCAACCCGGACACGCTGGTGACCATCGGCAGCCTGACCTCGCACAACGTGCTGCTGGGCGCGCTCGGCTTCTTCATCATCGCCGTGCTCTCTTCGCGTAACTTCCACGCGGCGGTGCTGGTGTCGATCGTGGTCACCACCCTTATCGGCTGGATGCTGGGCGACGTGAAATACGGCGGCCTGTTCTCCCTGCCGCCGAGCATCACCTCGGTGGTGGGCCAGGTCGACGTGGCCGGCGCGCTGAACATCGGGCTGGCCGGGGTTATTTTCTCGTTTATGCTGGTGAACCTGTTCGACTCTTCGGGCACCCTGATCGGCGTTACCGATAAAGCCGGCCTGACCGACAGCCAGGGCAAGTTCCCGCGCATGAAGCAGGCGCTGTACGTCGACAGCATCAGCTCGGTGGCCGGTTCGCTGGCGGGCACCTCTTCCGTGACCGCTTACATCGAAAGCTCTTCCGGCGTCGCCGTCGGCGGCCGCACCGGTTTGACGGCGGTGGTCACCGGCCTGCTGTTCCTGCTGGTGATCTTCCTGTCGCCGCTGGCGGGCATGGTGCCGGCTTACGCCGCCGCCGGCGCGCTGATCTACGTCGGCGTGCTGATGACCTCCAGCCTGGCGCGGGTGAAGTGGGACGATCTGACCGAAGCGGTACCGGCGTTTGTTACCGCGGTGATGATGCCGTTCAGCTTCTCGATCACCGAAGGTATCGCGCTCGGCTTTATCTCCTACTGCGTGATGAAGCTCGGCACCGGCCGCTGGCGTGAAATCAGCCCGTGTGTGGTGGTGGTGGCGCTGCTGTTCGTGCTGAAGATCGTCTTCGTCGACGGCCATTGACCGCCAAAGGGCCGGCGCCTGCCGGCCCTGAACCCCTAGACGCCCGGCGTCGCATCCGGCGCCCGATCCAACACCCACTGCAACGGCCGCCTGAAGCGCGCCTGCCAACTGCCGGCGGCATCCTCTCCTTGGGCGAAGTGCAGCGTCTGCACCTGATTATCCTCCCCGAACAGATTGGCGAAGTGCAATGCCAGCGCCTGCTCGCTGAAGTTCTGCCGATCGTAATACGCCATCACGATTTTCTTTTGCGCCGCCAGCGACTGCTGGGCCGGCTTGATCTCCCCGTTGGGGGCGATCAGGAGTGCACCGGCGTAAAACTGCGGGTACTTCGCGATCAGGTTGGCGGCGTGCAGTGCGCCCTGGCCGCGGGCGCTGAGGTAAATCCGTTGGGTATTCAGCTTTAGCTGGGGAGCCAGCTGTTGCAGCGTACGCTGAATGGCGGTGTGGGTGCTCTCGTCGCTGTAATTCGACCAGCGGAAGCTGTTTTCCGACAGCATCTGCGTGCCGTTGATCTCGATGTACGCCACGCCCATTTCGCCGAACAGCAGCCGTTCTTCGGGGCTGATGGCGGCGGCTTTGCCGTAGGTATGCAGGAAGATCACCGTTGGCCAGCCTTCGGGCGGCGCTTCGCCGTCCGGCATCGCGTAGCTGGCCTTGCCTTCATAGTGACGGGCGTGCTGCAGATAGCGCGCTTTGGTGGCGGCCAAGATCGATTGGTAGGTGGCGGAGTGCTGGATGCTGTTGAAGGCGTCGTCCTCCAGCAGGTTGTAGTAGTACCACAGGCCGCGGTCGGCGCTCAGCTGCAGGTAGCGCTCCGCCAGCTCGGTTTGGCCTTTCTCCGCCGACGATACCGCCAGCTGGTAGGGCGCCCAGACGTTGCGGCCGTCTTCGCGCATCAGCGTCAGGTACAGCGACATGGCGCCCAGCTTTTTGTCTTCCTGGTTTTGCGCGGATCGCGACAGCTGGGCGTTGAGCGCGCTGTGTGCCGGCAGCTCCAGCGGCTCTTCACCAGCGGGATAACGCATGTCTGCGGCGAAAGCGGGACTGGTGATGGAAACAAAAAATAACGCTAAAATGAAAAAATACATGATGCTATGGCTTTAATTTTCAATGAATTGACGGACTTCATGTCCTGTTGCGGCGCCCCGCGGGCACCGCGAGACGGTCACTCCACGCGGCGAATAAAATCGCTGAACGCGGACAGCTGGCCGGTCAGGAAATCCAGCGTTCCCTGATCGCTCAGTTCACCGGCCTGTTCATCGACCTTGCTCTGGATCACGCCGCCCATGAACTCAGGCTTGTTCATTACCATCGCATCGAGGAACACCAGGATCTGGCGCAGGTGGTATTGGCAGCGCGCGCCGCCGATCGGCCCCATCGAGCTGGTTTGAATGGCGACCGGCTTGCCGGCCAGCGGCTGATTCGGCAAGCGAGACAGCCAGTCGATGGCGTTCTTCAACCCGCCGGGCACGGAATAGTTATATTCAGGGGTGACGATGATCACGCCGTCGGCCTGGCGGATCTGTTCGGCGATCGCCTCGACAGCGGCAGGGAAGCCTTCACCCTGTTGCATGTCGGCGTCGTACAGCGGGATATCGCGGATGGAAGGCAGCGCTTCAATGGTGACGCCTTGTGGGGCCAGCCCAGGCAGGGCACGGGCCACCATGGCGTTGTAGGAGCCTTTGCGCAGGCTGCCGAGCAGAGTGACGATTTTCAAGGCTTGGTCTGACATGGTGATTCTCCCTTTCGAATGAGCAGATTCAGCGTACAACATGGGCGAATAGTAGGCTAAAGCGCGGGTCGAGAATAGGCGATTGCTCAACATTTAGCTGTCTTTACAATTTAATCCAGCAACTTGTGCGGTAAAGACAGCGTTATCCGCTTTGCGCTGCGTTAACCGGGCGTCTTCAGGCCCGTCAGTTTAACGAAGCGCGAGGATACCGCCGGGCTGCGCGGCGAGATTTCCCCGTCTTTGTGCAGGCCGCGGCGCTCTTCGTAGCGCCAGCACAGCAGGCGGTCCAGGCCGGGGCTGCCGGCGCAGGCCCAGCTCAGGTATTCGTCGGCGTCGCTCATCACCTGAACGTCCGGCGTGGCGCTGGAGCGCAGGTGGCCGGAGAAGGGATGCAGACGCAGCGTAGCCTGGCCGCTGTTGCCGAGGCCGGAAATTTTCAGCACGCTTTGCCGGATGCTCCACAGCTGAGTCTCTGCCTCCAGCCGATCGTCCTGCGCGCCGATCCAGGCACTTTCTGCCGGCGTCTGATGCGCGTGTTGCAGCGCGCTTTGCCGGGTGCCGCGCGCGCGCATCACTTCGATATCCAGTCCGACTTTGCCCTCGTCGCTGAGCAGCACGCCCACGGTGTTGCTGGCGTAAGCGAGGCTGAAATCGGGCAACTGATGATCGGCGAAACAGGGGCGGCCGGTCGGCGTGGTGGCGATGGGGGGCAGCGTCGGCAGGCCGTACAGATAGAACATCATTTCGGCGAGCAGAATGCGCCCTTGCAGGTAGCGCGTGCGGCGTTTAACGGAAAAGGTGCGGGTGGCGGCTATCACTTCGTCGGAGAGTCTTTGGGTATCCAGGACAGCGGAGGCCGGGGTCCAGCGGGCAAAATGACACGCCATTGTTCACTCCATGACAGAGGGTCGCTAAGAACGCAGGGGTGTTAGATTAAGACTAAGTTGAGGATTTATCATCAAAAAACACTATGCGTTTTATCCGATTTGTTGGCTTTTGCGCTATATAGGCGGGGGAGGGAGAAGAGCGTGCGGATCTGAATAAGCGCATAAAATTAATCAGTACCGAAACCAACCACGTTCGAATCGACGGCGTCTAATGAATCTATAAAAATAACTATCAGATAAGAAAAAGTTGGCGGAGAGAGCAGGATTCGAACCTACGACACGATGACTCGTGTGGATTTAAGAAACGGTTAGTTTCTTAAATCTGGCTTAAACCACTCGCCCACCTCTCCGCATTCTTTTGTTGGATACATAAAACCACAAAATAAAAATGGTTAAAATAACCTGAACTTGGAAATGTGATCAAGGCCAAAAAAACCATGATTTATGTGGGTGATTGTTAATTATCAGAGTCAGATCACTAAATTTACATTAGCTATTGTTATACAAAATTGGCGTCATTGGCTACGAATAGGGAAGAAGGGCATGCCAGATCTCGAGTTAATGCCGCTGCAAAGCGCCGAATTTTATAAGACAGCTGAACGTGTTGTTTTTAAAGAATATAAATGCAACTGCAAAAAAGGTTGGAAGGGCGAAGATCGTTTTATCGTCTACAAAGCCGATCAGAATGGAATCATTGAGGTGGTCAATAATGAGGTTTCAAATAACAACGTCGAAGAGCTCATCGCGCTGGCATCGTCTTTTTTGACGGATAAGGTGCTGATTTCCGGTGGGCATACCGTGGTTAATTTGGACGATCGTTTTTCTGTCAGCAGTGAAGTGGAAAAATCAGCGCAATTCTGCATTGACTACATAGCCGAATCCATTCGACAACTCAATGTTCAGCCTGACTTCTTGATGGAAATAAATGATTTCTATATGGAAAAAAGCGATGGCAGCGAGATAGACGGCGCTAACGAATTCAGGAAGATAGCGACATCGCCGTATATTATTCCGGAAAAAATAAATGACTACATTCTGGCGTCGAATCAAAGACATGGTATTGATATAAATACATTTTATGTCAGTGAAAAAAACATGGCGGATCGCTTTAAACGCCATATTAAGAACCGTATGGATAAAGAGGCGTATTTTCAGCGCCAAGACGGCAATGTGAAGATGACGGTGGGAGAGCACAGGTTCGATATCATCAAGGAAAATAAACCGACCTGCGCGGCGGGAAATGCCGCGACGTTCAGGGCCATTCGGTATCGCATTTCCTCCAATAAAGTCTTCGATAATTACACGTCGCATATTGGCGTTTTTCCGCTGTGTTCGCGCGTTAACGTGCTTAACGGCTATCGTGCAGCCGCGACTTTTTACGATAACTTCTCCTTGCCTTCCTTACTGGTCTTCTTCGGCAGATCCTGTTTCGAATGACATTTTTTGTGCCAGTTGGCTATGCGTTGCCGCATAGCCATGATGGTCGAGCATCATCATGAAAATTTCACACCTGTATTGGCCAGTTACCTTTTTCTCCACGGCATTTGGCGCCGGGATTTTCTTTTTGCCGCAGGCTGTTGGGCCGGGCGTGCTGGGAATGAAAGTGTTCGCGCTGTTTATCGTTATCGCCATGTCGGTATCGATGATGGCGCACTATCTTTTTTTCAAATTCATCACTTCGCACCCGGAGAAAGATTTCCTGGCGGCATCATCGACGTTTATCGGCGAGCGGGCGGCGGCAATTGTCTGTGTGCTGTTTATTCTGTCGATGATCATTATCGTGCTGATAAATTTCATTACTCTGGTTAACGTTGTCGTGTCTTTTCTCCACGATGGATTCTGGATTCGGGGCGGTATTTCGCTGTTGTTGAGTGCGATGCTGTCGGCTGCATGGTTGGCGTTTAGCCAGCGAATTGAGCACCTGATCTCCAGAATGGCACTGGTTTCTATCGTGATGGTGGCGATCCTGACGGTGTTTTTCCTGTTACAACCTGCTGGGGCTCAGCTGGCGCCTGCGCCGACGAGCATTTCATTGCAGACGTTGATGCTGCTGCCGATTTTTCTTTTTACGTTTAACTTTACCCCGTGCATCCAGCGGTTTGCGAAAAGCGCAGTGCGGCCGCAGGCGCGCAGTATTCTGTTCGGCAAGATACTGATCTTGGCGTTTATCGCCATGATCGTTATCGCTATCAGCCGCTTGCTGACGTTGGATGATATCTCGATCATTA
It includes:
- a CDS encoding 4'-phosphopantetheinyl transferase family protein, which codes for MACHFARWTPASAVLDTQRLSDEVIAATRTFSVKRRTRYLQGRILLAEMMFYLYGLPTLPPIATTPTGRPCFADHQLPDFSLAYASNTVGVLLSDEGKVGLDIEVMRARGTRQSALQHAHQTPAESAWIGAQDDRLEAETQLWSIRQSVLKISGLGNSGQATLRLHPFSGHLRSSATPDVQVMSDADEYLSWACAGSPGLDRLLCWRYEERRGLHKDGEISPRSPAVSSRFVKLTGLKTPG
- a CDS encoding NADPH-dependent FMN reductase encodes the protein MSDQALKIVTLLGSLRKGSYNAMVARALPGLAPQGVTIEALPSIRDIPLYDADMQQGEGFPAAVEAIAEQIRQADGVIIVTPEYNYSVPGGLKNAIDWLSRLPNQPLAGKPVAIQTSSMGPIGGARCQYHLRQILVFLDAMVMNKPEFMGGVIQSKVDEQAGELSDQGTLDFLTGQLSAFSDFIRRVE
- a CDS encoding NCS2 family permease — protein: MTKPVSGLDAEQGLLGRVFKLKQHGTTARTETIAGITTFLTMVYIVFVNPQILGAAGMDTQAVFVTTCLIAAFGSIFMGLLANLPVALAPAMGLNAFFAFVVVGAMGISWQVGMGAIFWGAVGLLLLTIFRIRYWMIANIPVSLRVGITSGIGLFIGMMGLKNAGIVVANPDTLVTIGSLTSHNVLLGALGFFIIAVLSSRNFHAAVLVSIVVTTLIGWMLGDVKYGGLFSLPPSITSVVGQVDVAGALNIGLAGVIFSFMLVNLFDSSGTLIGVTDKAGLTDSQGKFPRMKQALYVDSISSVAGSLAGTSSVTAYIESSSGVAVGGRTGLTAVVTGLLFLLVIFLSPLAGMVPAYAAAGALIYVGVLMTSSLARVKWDDLTEAVPAFVTAVMMPFSFSITEGIALGFISYCVMKLGTGRWREISPCVVVVALLFVLKIVFVDGH
- a CDS encoding threonine/serine transporter, which produces MKISHLYWPVTFFSTAFGAGIFFLPQAVGPGVLGMKVFALFIVIAMSVSMMAHYLFFKFITSHPEKDFLAASSTFIGERAAAIVCVLFILSMIIIVLINFITLVNVVVSFLHDGFWIRGGISLLLSAMLSAAWLAFSQRIEHLISRMALVSIVMVAILTVFFLLQPAGAQLAPAPTSISLQTLMLLPIFLFTFNFTPCIQRFAKSAVRPQARSILFGKILILAFIAMIVIAISRLLTLDDISIINGRNVDALFYTAGLTGNSMAWLGAALLLCLLTGGAYMGTLTGVIDGITSFGMAGKKGIIAGNIIVCTLIGTINPSIIKIISSWSIPVIVMTVFFIPSLYFLQRGDGRQKMVGIAVLCCGIAVIATLFV